One Anatilimnocola floriformis genomic window, ACTCGGCTTTGGTTTCGGCGGGGACGCCGGATGGCAACGAGGCAACCTTTTTGCCTTTGACCAAATCGCGGAACTCAAGCTTGTGATCGAGGCCGACGCGAACTTCGATTTTCTTATCGCCGGCTTCGATCAGCCGCGGCTGACCAGGTTCGAAACCAAGCCAGGGCACAACGCGATCGCCTAGTTCATCGGGCGTCATGCCGAGGCGCTCGGCGGTATCGGCAAAGGCTTCGCTGGCAGCCTTGCCGATGTTTTTCTGTTTGCTGCGATAACGAATCGAGAGGGCATCGACCGCGCACAGCGCTACATCGCCTGCCTGCAGGGCGAGAGCCTGCGCGGCGTATTCGGCGAGCTTGCCCCGATTAGCATCGACCCATTTGCGAATCTGCTGCATCAACGGCGCGACGATTCGATCGTCGCCAAGCAAAGCGGCAGCCGCGAGCAGCCAACGATCTTCGGCGTCCATCTTCGAGCCGAAAAAATGCGCCAGCAGCGACACCGCAAAATCGCCGCTGCTGCTGCGGTCGATCAAAGCATATAGTGGCTTGGCTTCGACATCGGGCCGCATTTCTTTCGCCCGCGATTGGCGATAGAGCAGATAGCGAACCTGCTGCGCGGTCAGCTGCTGTTGATCCTGAGCGAACCGCAGTGGAGGCAGCTTCGTGTCATCAAGCCATTCCAATACCTGCTCCGTCAGCTTGCTCTCGGCGCGCTCGATGCGTTCATTCACATCATCGCGAGTCAGCTTTTTGCCTTGCTTCTCCCACACCGTATCGAGCGCGAGCAGGATTTGATCGCGTACTTCTTCGTCCGTCTCGACATCGACGCGGGCCTCGAGCGCGGCGATGGCGGCTGGCGATTCGATGGTTTGCAACAGCGTGACGGCAGCAGAGCGTACGGCAGACTTTTTCGCCGCCGCGAGCGGAATCGCTCGTTCCACCGCTGGTTCGCCGAGTCGCGCCAGGGCGCGAGCCGCAGCCGAGCGAACTGGCTTCGACTTATGCGCGAGCGTTTCCCAAACGAATTCTTGCATTCCGCTGAAATCGTAGTCAGAAACAACCTTCAAAATCTTTAGTACGTCGGTGCCTTCTTTCTCCGAGAGTCCTTTGTTCACCGCCAGCGCAATGGCTTCACGATCCTCGGGCTGATTCCAGACAACGAGCAGCTTGAGCGCAGCCAGGCGAGTTTCGAAACCTTTGCCTTCCAGTGCCGCGAGCGCAGCGGGCCGCGCCTGTTCTTGCAAAGCGTCGACGGTCAGTTGAAGGATGGGTGCCGTGAAGTGGATGGTGATGCAGTCGCGCAAGTAAGCGCAAATCTCCGGCAAGCCATCGACACCATACTGGGCGAGCAACCAACGGGCGGCTTTGTCGGCATGCTCGATGCGATTTTGGTAGGCGAGGATATGGCCGGCCTCTTGACGAGTGCGCGGCAGGTATTGCGGAAATGTTTCGGCCAGAATCGTGAGCGTTTCGAACACATCGCCACGGTTACCTGATGTCTCGGCGAT contains:
- a CDS encoding DUF4132 domain-containing protein, which encodes MADWLARLKDQATNQQSYGAAETLKYVEQADLKTLQLLKPPPNPWLVNWIGHVLRLSPSPREADADVLRLVQAAAKMQAWSEIVLSWLRQPYREGEAPEQDFLAPLLTIIGDDQAERQQLVSALIAGSGDSLARDGGSTNSAGRFVLAAPNLGEVVANIPPRSRVADALAFIIRSDPARGVELAPHFLMRKWTNSPILDPAAVRILLEVDAEKYKPIILDAIAETSGNRGDVFETLTILAETFPQYLPRTRQEAGHILAYQNRIEHADKAARWLLAQYGVDGLPEICAYLRDCITIHFTAPILQLTVDALQEQARPAALAALEGKGFETRLAALKLLVVWNQPEDREAIALAVNKGLSEKEGTDVLKILKVVSDYDFSGMQEFVWETLAHKSKPVRSAAARALARLGEPAVERAIPLAAAKKSAVRSAAVTLLQTIESPAAIAALEARVDVETDEEVRDQILLALDTVWEKQGKKLTRDDVNERIERAESKLTEQVLEWLDDTKLPPLRFAQDQQQLTAQQVRYLLYRQSRAKEMRPDVEAKPLYALIDRSSSGDFAVSLLAHFFGSKMDAEDRWLLAAAALLGDDRIVAPLMQQIRKWVDANRGKLAEYAAQALALQAGDVALCAVDALSIRYRSKQKNIGKAASEAFADTAERLGMTPDELGDRVVPWLGFEPGQPRLIEAGDKKIEVRVGLDHKLEFRDLVKGKKVASLPSGVPAETKAEFKDLNATIREVIKGQLARIENLMVRQFRWPIARWQELYLQHPLLFPFATQMIWAIYDEGNKLVKPFRALEDRTLTDETDTAVALPQQGQIGLVHPLELTPAARQAWATHLADYNIATPILQIARPVISPAEEDHATKISRKYENTPLSAMTFRSRAERLGWQRGSVIDGGCISSYRKSFPGARADAILELDGMGISMGLEDSIKLGKFYFVRSGSVEVGSYTYDEPHNEQDERLIAFGDVPPIVFSETMGDLGKIVGTKADGSEAGEEA